From one Kwoniella shandongensis chromosome 4, complete sequence genomic stretch:
- a CDS encoding 26S protease regulatory subunit 6A-B, with translation MSAPSSDPPPPPQPTVGDNKPEGSTTSGNAETAPAAATATATDAPTEDVKMDEPKEDTLEDIPEGVLSSDVAEIKMQTRMIDNEIKMMRQESLRLAHEREQMVEKIGDNTTKIKQNKVLPYLVSKVVEILDVDSEEQEGATHNEQSAKKSKCAVIKTSTRQTVFLPIIGLVPHEQLRPGDLIGVNKDSYLILDKLPAEYDARVKAMEVDERPTETYTDIGGLDKQIEELVEAIVLPMQQADKFKTLGITPPKGCLMYGPPGTGKTLLARACAAQTNACYLKLAGPALVQMYIGDGAKLVRDAFELAKEKAPAIIFIDELDAIGTKRFDSDKSGDREVQRTMLELLNQLDGFSSDSRIKVIAATNRIDILDPALLRSGRLDRKIEFPLPNESAREHILQIHARKLNHHGVNFEELARSTEDMNGAQLKAVCVEAGMLALRQNATQLTHEHFHGGILEVQARKAKEHHYFA, from the exons ATGTCAGCACCATCATCAgaccctcctccccctcctcagcCCACCGTCGGAGACAACAAACCCGAAGGGTCGACTACATCAGGGAACGCAGAGACCGCTCCTGCAGCTGCTACCGCTACCGCTACCGATGCCCCAACagaggatgtcaagatggATGAGCCTAAAGAAGATACGTTGGAGGATATCCCAGAGGGAGTGTTGAGT TCGGACGTTGCAGAGATCAAGATGCAGACCAGGATGATTGACAATGAGATCAAGATGATGAGACAAGAGAGTTTACGACTTGCCCATGAGCGGGAACAGATGGTAGAGAAGATCGGGGACAACACGACGAAGATCAAGCAGAACAAGGTCCTGCCGTATCTCGTGTCGAAGgttgtcgag ATCCTCGATGTTGATTCGGAGGAACAAGAAGGTGCAACACATAACGAGCAGTCTGCGAAGAAGTCCAAATGTGCCGTCATCAAGACTTCCACGCGACAG ACTGTCTTCCTTCCTATCATCGGCTTAGTCCCTCATGAGCAATTACGTCCTGGAGATTTGATCGGTGTCAACAAAGACTCTTACTTGatcctcgacaagctgcCAGCTG AGTACGACGCGCGAGTCAAGgcgatggaagtggacgagagACCGACAGAGACCTACACCGACATTGGTGGTTTGGACAAGcagatcgaagagctcgtAGAGGCTAT CGTACTCCCCATGCAACAAGCGGACAAGTTCAAGACTCTCGGTATCACACCACCAAAAGGTTGCTTGATGTATGGCCCTCCTG GTACCGGTAAAACCCTTCTTGCTCGAGCTTGTGCTGCTCAAACCAACGCTTGTTACCTCAAACTCGCTGGTCCAGCATTAGTTCAG ATGTACATCGGTGACGGTGCCAAGCTCGTTCGTGATGCCTTTGAGTTAGCAAAGGAGAAAGCGCCCGcaatcatcttcatcgacgAGTTGGACGCCATCGGAACAAAACGATTCGACAGTGACAAGTCAGGTGATAGAGAAGTCCAGCGAACAATGTTGGAATTGCTCAATCAGCTTGATGGTTTCTCCAGTGACAGCAGAATCAAA GTCATCGCCGCAACCAACCGAATCGATATCCTTGACCCCGCCCTTCTTCGATCAGGTCGATTGGACCGAAAGATCGAGTTCCCTTTGCCCAACGAGTCTGCTCGAGAGCATATCCTGCAGATCCACGCGAGGAAGCTCAACCACCACGGTGTGAA CTTTGAGGAGTTGGCGCGATCGACCGAGGACATGAACGGTGCTCAACTCAAGGCTGTCTGTGTGGAGGCGGGCATG TTGGCTTTGAGACAAAACGCCACGCAATTGACACACGAACACTTCCACGG AGGTATTCTCGAAGTCCAGGCGCGAAAAGCGAAAGAGCACCAC TACTTTGCATGA